In one Novosphingopyxis iocasae genomic region, the following are encoded:
- a CDS encoding DUF2141 domain-containing protein, translating into MKYSIAAAAAFGAVLLAAVPAQAQYAERISNDMSKCDGSRPAMLVTVTNFKGAVNRVRVVSYRALESDWLKKDRWLNRIDTPVTGKTMKFCMPMPAPGTYAVGVRHDYNGNDDDDPFKDGWGMSNNPSIGLGALLAGGSFGKPPVSKAAVKVGSGVTPVTIKLKYP; encoded by the coding sequence ATGAAATATTCCATTGCAGCAGCGGCCGCGTTCGGTGCCGTCCTGCTTGCGGCCGTCCCGGCGCAGGCGCAATATGCCGAGCGAATTTCGAACGACATGTCGAAATGCGACGGTTCGCGTCCGGCGATGCTCGTGACCGTCACGAACTTCAAAGGCGCGGTGAACCGCGTGCGCGTTGTAAGCTATCGCGCTCTGGAAAGCGATTGGCTGAAGAAGGATCGCTGGCTCAACCGGATCGATACGCCGGTAACAGGCAAGACCATGAAGTTCTGTATGCCGATGCCGGCGCCCGGCACATACGCCGTTGGCGTTCGCCACGATTATAACGGCAATGACGACGATGATCCGTTCAAGGATGGCTGGGGTATGTCGAATAACCCGTCGATCGGGCTCGGTGCGCTCCTTGCTGGAGGGTCGTTTGGCAAACCGCCGGTTTCCAAAGCGGCTGTAAAGGTTGGCAGCGGCGTAACGCCGGTTACCATCAAGCTGAAATATCCCTGA